The DNA region GGACGACATCCTGCCGCTGGCCGAGTACTTCCTCGGCATCTACGCCCAGCGCCTGGACCTGCCGCTGCCGCTGATCAGCACCGCCGCCCAGGCGGCGCTGGAGAGCTACCCCTGGCCGGGCAATACCCGCGAACTGGAAAACAGCGTGCACTTCGCGCTGCTGGTCAGCGATGGCGACGAAGTGCTGCCGCAGCACCTCAACCTGCCGCCCGCACCGAGTTATGCACAGCTCGCCCTGCAACTGCGCCAGCTGGCCGCCAACGATGTGGATAACCTGCGGCAGCTGTTCGCGGATGTGCTGGCGGGGTAGGCCGCCCTCAGCACCGCTCCCCAGGGAGCGTAGGGTGGGCTTCAGCCCACCGTTCCTCTTCGGCGGGTTCGGTGCCAGGCCCGTAGGGCGGGTGAAACCCGCGGTACACCCTACGGGCGAGCACCGTGCCGTTAGTGAATCTGCCCAGCCTCCTTCAAGCGCTCGCGGGTGGCGCGCAGGCGCGGCAGGGGCAGGCACACCAGCAGGGTGGCGACCAGCACGGCCACGCCCATCAGCGGCAGGTTGGCCAGGCCCATCCCGGTGCTCAGCCACAGGCCGCCGACGAAGGCGCCGCTGGCGTTGCCCAGGTTGAAGGCCGCGTGGCTGAGGGTGGCGGCGAGGCTGGCGGATTCGCCGGCCTGTTCCACCAGCAGCAACTGCAGCGGCGAGGAGATGGCGAAGCTCGCCACGCCCCAGAGGAACAGGCAGGCCAGCGCCAGCACCGGCACCTGGGCGAAGACGAACAGCCCCACCAGGCACAACGCACTCACCGCGAAGGCCCCGGGCAGGGCGAAGCGGAAGCCCTTGTCCGCCAGGCGCCCGCCCAACAGGTTGCCGAGGGTCAGGCCGATGCCGAACAGCAGCAGGGCGAAATTGGCGTGCTCCGGGCTGAAGCCGGAGACATCGCGCAGCAGCGGGCTGATGTAGGTGAACACGCCGAACAGCGCCACCGACGACAGGCTGCACACCCCCAGCGCATGCAGCACCGGGCGCCGGAAGATGCCGTCCCAGGCACCGGCGGCATTGGGCTGCGGCCTGGCGGTGGCCGGCAGCCAGAGGAACTGCGCCAGCAGCGTCAGCAGGCCCAGGCCCGCCACCACCATGAAGGTCACCCGCCAGCTGGTGGCCTGGCCCAGCCAGGCGCCGGCCGGCACCCCGAGCACGTTGGCGATGGTCAGCCCGCTGAGCACCAGCGCCATGGCCGAAGCGCGGCGATGGGGCGGCGCCAGCTCGGCGGCCAGCAGGGTGGCGCAGCCGAAGAAGCCGGCATGGCTGAAGGCGGTGAACATGCGCGCCGCCAGCAGCCATTCGTAGCTGGGGGCCAGGGCGCAGGCGAGGTTGCCAAGGGCGTAGGCACCCATCAGCCAGAGCAGCGCCTGGCGCCGTGGCAGGCGCCCCAGCAGCGGGCCCAGCAGCGGCGCGCCGATGACCACGCCCATGGCGTAGGCGCTGACCAGCAGGCCGGCGTCGGAGAGGCTCACGGAGAGGTCCCGGGCCACCTCGGGCAGCAGGCCCATGATGATGAATTCACTGCTGCCGACGACGAAGCCGCCGAGGGCCAGGGCGAGCAGGGGGAGGGAGAGAAGGGTCGAGGGATTCATGGCAAGAGGCAGGGCTTGTTGCGAGGGGGCGCGGATTCTACGCGCTTTCCCGGGCGATGACCTGGCAGTCGAGCAGATTCAGGCGCTCCACCTCGCCCTCCACCGGCAGCACGCCCAGCGCCTCCAGCACCCGGGTGGCGGCGCGCTCGCCGATCTCCAGCGCCGGCGGTCGGATGGTGGTGAGGCTGGGCAGCAGCATCTCGGCGAACGGGTAGTCGCCAAAACCCATCACCGCGCAGTCGCCCGGAAGGTCCAGGCCCGCCCGCTGGCCGGCGAGCAGGCCACCGGCGGCGAGGTTGTCGTTGGCGAAGATGATCGCGTCCGGCCGTGGCGAGCGCTTCATCAGCGCCTCCATGGCCTGCTTGCCGGCCTCGAAGGGCGCCAGCCCGCTGCTGGGCACGAAGACCCAGGGCTCGTGGCCGGCGGCGCGCAGGGTGTCGGCGTAGCCGTCGCGGCGGTCCAGGGCGCTGAAGTCGCCGGCGGCGCTGTTCTGCACGAAGGCGATGCGCGTGTGCCCCTTGTCCAGCAGGTAGCGGGCGGCGGCGACGCCCACGTCGCGGTGGAGGAACCCCACCTGCATCGGCGCGCGCTCGGGCTGGTAGTCCCAGACCTCGACGATGGGGACGTCCGCCTCGGCGAGCATCTTCTCGGTGCCGGGGCTGTGGAAATGGCTGGTGACCACCAGGGCCGCCGGCGACCAGCCGAGGAAGGCGCGCACGGCGCTCTCTTCCTGTTCCTCGGAGAAGTAGCTGGAGGCCAGCAGCAGCTGGTAGCCGTGGCGCGCCAGGGTGTCGCTGAAGCCCTGGATCGTGTTGGCGAAGATCGGCCCGGAGATGTTGGGGATGACCATGCCGACGATGCGTCCGCGCGCCGAGGCCAGGCCGCCGGCCACCAGGTTGGGCACGTAGCCCAGCTCGGCCACCGCCGTTTCGATGCGCCCGCGCAGTTCCTCGGAGACCTGCTCCGGCTGGTTGAAGTAGCGCGACACGGTGATGGCGGACACGCCGACGCGCTCGGCCACGGCGCTGAGGGTGACGCGTCCCGCGCCTCGGCGCTTGCGGGGGCTGCTCATGGATTGACCATCCTTGTAGGCATATAAAAGTAATTTTTAATTATTTGACGATCTATTGGTGTCGCTCGGATACTGGCGATGTTAGCGCTAACAAAGCACGGCTGTCTGCCTTTTTGCTGCCACTCGCACGAGCGAGACCAGACCGCGACAGCCCACAAGGAGCCTGCCAAGCAGCAGGCACGTCTGGTCTCCGCAGGGCAGTGAAACGAGCATGAGCATCCACAGCAATCCGGCCGCACCGCGCGG from Pseudomonas tohonis includes:
- a CDS encoding MFS transporter is translated as MNPSTLLSLPLLALALGGFVVGSSEFIIMGLLPEVARDLSVSLSDAGLLVSAYAMGVVIGAPLLGPLLGRLPRRQALLWLMGAYALGNLACALAPSYEWLLAARMFTAFSHAGFFGCATLLAAELAPPHRRASAMALVLSGLTIANVLGVPAGAWLGQATSWRVTFMVVAGLGLLTLLAQFLWLPATARPQPNAAGAWDGIFRRPVLHALGVCSLSSVALFGVFTYISPLLRDVSGFSPEHANFALLLFGIGLTLGNLLGGRLADKGFRFALPGAFAVSALCLVGLFVFAQVPVLALACLFLWGVASFAISSPLQLLLVEQAGESASLAATLSHAAFNLGNASGAFVGGLWLSTGMGLANLPLMGVAVLVATLLVCLPLPRLRATRERLKEAGQIH
- a CDS encoding LacI family DNA-binding transcriptional regulator, whose amino-acid sequence is MSSPRKRRGAGRVTLSAVAERVGVSAITVSRYFNQPEQVSEELRGRIETAVAELGYVPNLVAGGLASARGRIVGMVIPNISGPIFANTIQGFSDTLARHGYQLLLASSYFSEEQEESAVRAFLGWSPAALVVTSHFHSPGTEKMLAEADVPIVEVWDYQPERAPMQVGFLHRDVGVAAARYLLDKGHTRIAFVQNSAAGDFSALDRRDGYADTLRAAGHEPWVFVPSSGLAPFEAGKQAMEALMKRSPRPDAIIFANDNLAAGGLLAGQRAGLDLPGDCAVMGFGDYPFAEMLLPSLTTIRPPALEIGERAATRVLEALGVLPVEGEVERLNLLDCQVIARESA